Proteins encoded in a region of the Populus nigra chromosome 3, ddPopNigr1.1, whole genome shotgun sequence genome:
- the LOC133688706 gene encoding uncharacterized protein C6G9.01c, with protein sequence MPKKSSSKKQRNADIEQGKPSPLNVPKKIYSKKPIQEQENADVEEAKPSSTPMKVGNEIDEIFSGKKRKKPEQKKVDKANVTGEEKPKLTTKKKKKKKKKSNEDEEGRFTDPPCRSRKKTEDGLNIYTEEELGFSKSSGGDTPLCPFDCDCCF encoded by the coding sequence ATGCCCAAAAAGAGTTCTTCAAAGAAACAACGAAATGCTGATATAGAGCAGGGAAAACCTTCTCCATTGAATGTGCCCAAAAAGATTTATTCAAAGAAACCTatacaagaacaagaaaatgcaGACGTAGAGGAGGCAAAACCCTCTTCAACACCAATGAAAGTAGGTAATGAGATAGATGAAATTTTCTCtggaaagaagaggaagaaaccTGAACAAAAGAAAGTTGATAAGGCAAATGTGACTGGGGAAGAGAAACCAAAATTGacgacaaagaagaagaagaagaagaagaagaagagtaacGAAGATGAAGAGGGAAGGTTTACAGATCCACCTTGTAGGTCTCGGAAGAAAACAGAAGATGGGCTGAACATATATACGGAAGAGGAATTAGGTTTTAGCAAGAGCAGTGGTGGAGATACCCCTCTTTGCCCATTTGATTGTGATTGCTGCTTTTGA
- the LOC133689219 gene encoding ferrochelatase-2, chloroplastic — translation MDATSFCGALPQTKLSASNRNFSRSCPRARSVVSVGRQSSEEFQQPDKLYSRESLVVSSSSSANKGMTASGRSYLSGPVMKRNPVRQAFCAASVVGVGAYCEGFVDSHLHVTEEKVGVLLLNLGGPETLNDVQPFLFNLFADPDIIRLPRLFQFLQKPLAKLISVLRAPKSKEGYASIGGGSPLRKITDEQADGIKMALKAKGLTANVYVGMRYWYPFTEEAIHQIKKDKITKLVVLPLYPQFSISTTGSSLRVLQNIFSEDAYLSRLPIAIIQSWYQREGYIKSMADLIGEELQKFAKPEEVMIFFSAHGVPLTYVEDAGDPYKDQMEECIYLIMQELKARGSYNDHTLAYQSRVGPVQWLKPYTDEVLVELGQKGVKSLLAVPVSFVSEHIETLEEIDMEYKELALESGIENWGRVPALGCTSSFITDLADAVIEALPSAKSLSTTRSTSEEADRDFLSYAIKMIFGSVLAFVLLLSPKVITAFRNRLF, via the exons ATGGACGCCACGTCGTTCTGTGGTGCGCTTCCCCAGACGAAGCTCTCTGCTTCCAATCGTAATTTCTCAAG GTCGTGCCCGCGTGCGAGATCTGTTGTTTCAGTAGGTAGGCAATCGTCCGAGGAATTTCAGCAGCCGGATAAACTTTATTCTCGAGAATCGTTAGTGGTTTCGAGTTCTAGTTCGGCTAACAAGGGAATGACAGCTAGCGGGAGATCATACTTGTCTGGTCCGGTTATGAAGAGAAATCCGGTTCGGCAAGCATTCTGCGCTGCCTCTGTAGTTGGAGTGGGCGCATATTGTGAAGGTTTTGTTGATTCTCATTTGCATGTGACAGAAGAAAAGGTTGGCGTGcttcttttgaatcttggaGGGCCCGAAACGCTTAATGATGTCCAGCCGTTTTTGTTCAATTTGTTTGCTGATCCA GATATTATAAGACTTCCCAGGCTGTTTCAATTTCTTCAGAAACCTTTGGCAAAATTAATTTCTGTTCTTCGTGCTCCTAAAAGTAAAGAAGGGTATGCTTCTATTGGAGGGGGCTCGCCTTTGCGTAAAATAACGGATGAGCAG GCTGATGGAATCAAAATGGCTTTGAAGGCAAAGGGTTTGACTGCAAATGTCTACGTTGGAATGAGGTATTGGTACCCATTCACTGAGGAAGCAATTCATCAG ATCAAGAAGGACAAGATAACGAAGCTTGTAGTGCTGCCACTTTATCCGCAGTTCTCGATCTCCACAACTGGGTCAAGCCTCCGTGTTCTCCAGAATATATTTAG TGAAGATGCATATCTATCAAGGCTTCCAATTGCCATTATACAGTCCTGGTATCAACGAGAAGGTTATATCAAGTCTATGGCTGACTTGATTGGTGAAGAGCTGCAAAAATTTGCTAAACCTGAAGAG GTCATGATATTCTTCAGTGCCCATGGAGTGCCATTGACTTACGTGGAGGATGCAGGAGACCCATACAAAGATCAAATGGAAGAGTGCATCTACTTAATAATGCAAGAGTTGAAAGCTAGAGGATCTTACAATGATCATACTCTTGCTTACCAG AGCCGAGTTGGACCTGTGCAATGGCTGAAGCCCTACACTGATGAAGTTCTTGTTGAGCTTGGTCAGAAAGGTGTCAAAAGTCTTCTAGCTGTACCAGTAAG CTTTGTCAGTGAGCACATAGAGACACTTGAAGAGATTGATATGGAATATAAGGAGTTGGCTCTGGAATCTGGCATTGAGAATTGGGGTCGTGTACCTGCTCTGGGTTGCACTTCATCCTTCATCACAGATTTGGCAGATGCAGTGATAGAAGCCCTGCCTTCAGCTAAATCCCTTTCAACCACAAGGAGCACCTCTGAAGAAGCTGACCGTGACTTTTTGAGCTATgctattaaaatgatttttggtTCAGTCTTAGCATTTGTCTTGCTTTTGTCCCCTAAAGTGATTACGGCATTCAGGAACCGTCTCTTTTAA
- the LOC133689221 gene encoding uncharacterized protein LOC133689221: MASKLAQLQSKACHASKFVSKHGGAYYKQLLEQNKQYIQDPPTVEKCNLLSKQLLYTRLASIPVRYEAFWKELDYAKHLWKHRQELKVEDAGIAALFGLECFAWYCAGEIVGRGCTFTGYYV; the protein is encoded by the exons ATGGCTTCAAAGCTAGCTCAGTTGCAATCGAAGGCTTGTCATGCCTCAAAGTTTGTGTCTAAGCATGGTGGTGCATATTACAAGCAGTTGTTAGAACAGAACAAGCAATATATCCAGGATCCACCCACTGTTGAGAAATGCAATCTTTTGTCCAAGCAATTGCTTTACACTCGCCTCGCCAG CATTCCTGTGCGTTATGAAGCATTTTGGAAGGAGCTTGATTATGCTAAGCACCTTTGGAAACACAGGCAGGAGTTGAAGGTTGAGGATGCTGGCATTGCTGCTCTGTTTGGGCTGGAGTGTTTTGCATGGTACTGTGCTGGTGAGATTGTTGGTCGAGGGTGTACATTCACTGGCTACTATGTCTAA